From a single Stigmatopora argus isolate UIUO_Sarg chromosome 4, RoL_Sarg_1.0, whole genome shotgun sequence genomic region:
- the tnfrsf1a gene encoding tumor necrosis factor receptor superfamily member 1A, with protein sequence MHGEMVAFGVLLTMACLAMSTLALSPTVTQKTCPSSDYLVDEICCNKCHAGFKLVKHCISENSRTTCVECPDGQFLDHMNYSPNCWKCRTCKKNRHEVEISKCEHYRDTLCRCNDTYYSVKIDSETTDCVKCSTCSADELEIQKCTPERNTVCKCKENYIRVKEKCQPCKNCTDECKHLCKSLASHKPGADSESQSGFLVNVLIASVVVAVVLLMAVICYLATKRLAKTMLRKPLIKTAESLDSEKSLFQKEMSQSVTQCTESVQLVQEQSNLPDCVPPEIKTYNVIYTVLDLVHVQQLKQLVRSLGVTDTVIQWAEQENKTSKEAHYQMLKAWAEGGSHVGSGNGILHPSMLQELLLKLKQMHLKGVAEELETKYCIH encoded by the exons ATGCATGGCGAGATGGTCGCGTTTGGTGTGCTCCTGACAATGGCC TGCCTGGCCATGTCCACACTTGCATTGAGTCCAACGGTGACGCAAAAGACGTGTCCTTCCAGCGATTACCTTGTAGACGAGATATGTTGCAACAAATGTCATGCTG GTTTCAAACTGGTGAAACACTGCATTTCTGAAAATTCCCGAACGACCTGTGTGGAATGTCCTGACGGGCAATTCTTGGACCACATGAATTATTCGCCAAACTGCTGGAAATGTCGGACGTGCAAAA AAAATCGCCACGAGGTGGAGATTTCGAAATGTGAGCACTACCGCGACACTCTGTGTCGCTGTAATGACACATATTACTCTGTGAAAATCGATTCGGAAACGACAGACTGCGTCAAATGCTCAACCTGCAGCGCTGATGAACTGGAAATCCAAAAAT GTACACCGGAGAGAAACACGGTGTGCAAATGCAAAGAGAACTACATTCGGGTGAAAGAAAAATGCCAGCCTTGCAAGAA TTGTACAGATGAATGCAAGCATCTCTGCAAGTCGCTTGCTTCCCACAAACCAGGAGCGG ATTCAGAGAGTCAGAGCGGGTTCCTCGTTAACGTCCTGATCGCATCCGTGGTTGTGGCGGTGGTGTTGTTGATGGCTGTCATCTGCTATTTGGCCACAAAGCGCTTAGCCAAAACGATGCTACGCAAGCCATTAATAAAAACGGCCGAGTCGCTGGATTCGGAAAAG TCTCTATTTCAGAAAGAGATGTCACAGTCCGTCACGCAGTGTACTGAGAGCGTACAACTTGTGCAAGAGCAGTCCAACTTGCCTGACTGTGTCCCACCGGAGATAAAAA CCTACAACGTCATCTACACGGTGCTCGACCTGGTGCACGTGCAACAACTCAAGCAGCTGGTTCGCTCGCTCGGCGTGACCGACACCGTCATCCAGTGGGCCGAGCAGGAAAACAAAACGAGCAAGGAGGCCCACTACCAGATGCTGAAAGCGTGGGCGGAAGGCGGCTCCCACGTCGGCAGCGGCAACGGAATCCTACACCCGTCCATGCTGCAAGAGCTTTTACTCAAACTCAAGCAGATGCACCTGAAGGGCGTGGCCGAGGAGTTGGAAACAAAGTACTGCATTCACTAG
- the plekhg6 gene encoding pleckstrin homology domain-containing family G member 5 isoform X2, whose amino-acid sequence MDVQSSEGGDMDLTEPESNPESPADLRFHHKLLPDKVKFYTYGHRRMRQKVVSNYSTVTKGASPSAKPRAALKQVFLNQGPSDKNLTAEEKNQLETLKLELEAFAVPVSLKWRWAEEKGGSSLERHWTDIVNSHSSMSRMQKHQQEAMWEFIATELNYINQLTIIKDLVIAALVNVRFRGFLDEVTPELLFSNLSEILSAHQLFWQEVIFPMLELLRSTGRPFCPLQMEAGFLQFSEHLTPYLHYCAQQENSLEFSRQQMESNPQFATYVQWVETHPQCSRMRIGDMQAKPHQRITKYSLLLKALLKTTQDPRVQLGLRGMLCSMNGFLVSINEYLRLKDQDAALAISAQRLDGYEVEGINEEIDKHVQDICQFDLTSPMRGVGRGVVRKLLLEENLKIRGRKDSKLEVVALLFSDVFLVTKVQKKGERLKVLRPPLALDRTHCIPLKDNCSFLLVEVGELRCPVNVDMFTASTCESCSNWVSTIHQAKVTLRNLRQANRRSAKVEEMHGTDSHQGKRAACELLVSHLVNGVNAPKDNHKVAIQRLAIKDNGLGMDPEGERNPAFANAQIQMEQSVASVKIDQDSRSPNNLVPGGYPDVDYPTGEENPLRVPGQTRASQAKNQSPPKLKFQPETNRFAEILKAPILKRNGHQTLCVPTAPNSRGSQSNTSSSNSDSECSLDTKNSSIVLKLSALKPTKGTFWGEDPGASSDAGLFSEPGRTRLKSEAKRFQASPATMENLLERSRVREAKSPQAAQMKLTASPPTSSSPSPSEDDRDELWSSIEAPSVSHGWREQLVDSDSEEPDSLPFTNGINVDLARWCVQDEEVMEYDNPETRSLLEHINHALTLWNQSEQEDFYYNEV is encoded by the exons ATGGATGTGCAGTCGAGTGAGGGAGGAGATATGGATCTCACGGAGCCTGAAAGCAACCCTGAAAGTCCAGCAGACCTCCGTTTTCACCACAAGTTGTTACCAGACAAAGTCAAGTTCTACACTTATGGCCATCGG CGTATGAGACAGAAAGTTGTGAGCAACTATTCAACCGTGACTAAAGGAGCGTCCCCATCAGCCAAACCCAGAGCTGCACTTAAACAAGTTTTTCTCAATCAGGGACCGTCTGACAAAAACCTGACCGCAGAG GAGAAGAATCAGCTGGAAACGTTGAAGCTGGAGCTGGAGGCCTTCGCCGTGCCAGTTAGCCTGAAATGGAGATGGGCAGAGGAGAAAGGTGGAAGCTCTTTAGAGAGGCACTGGACCGACATTGTCAACTCTCACTCT AGCATGTCTCGCATGCAAAAGCACCAACAGGAAGCCATGTGGGAATTTATAGCCACCGAACTTAACTACATCAACCAGCTGACCATTATTAAAGAT TTGGTTATCGCAGCTCTGGTCAACGTGCGCTTTCGTGGCTTCCTCGACGAG GTGACCCCGGAGCTCCTTTTCTCCAACCTTTCTGAAATACTCAGCGCACACCAGCTCTTCTGGCAGGAAGTGATTTTTCCCATGTTAGAACTATTGCGCTCGACAGGCAGGCCTTTTTGCCCACTACAAATGGAGGCAGGCTTCCTCCAG TTTAGTGAGCATTTGACTCCGTATCTCCATTACTGCGCTCAACAAGAAAATAGTTTGGAGTTTTCCCGGCAACAAATGGAGAGCAACCCGCAGTTCGCCACGTATGTGCAG TGGGTGGAGACCCACCCGCAGTGCTCGCGGATGCGCATCGGCGACATGCAAGCCAAGCCCCATCAAAGAATCACCAAGTACTCCCTTCTTCTCAAGGCCTTGCTCAAGACCACCCAGGACCCCCGGGTGCAGCTCGGCCTCCGAGGCATG CTATGCAGCATGAACGGTTTTCTGGTGAGCATCAACGAGTACCTGAGGCTGAAGGACCAGGACGCGGCGCTCGCCATCTCCGCTCAGAGGCTGGACGGATACGAGGTAGAGGGAATAAACGAGGAAATTGACAAG CACGTTCAAGATATCTGCCAGTTCGACCTGACCAGTCCTATGAGAGGAGTCGGCCGTGGCGTCGTACGCAAGCTACTCCTGGAGGAAAACTTGAAGATCCGTGGTAGAAAAGATAGCAAG CTGGAGGTGGTGGCTCTCCTGTTCTCCGATGTGTTCCTGGTGACCAAAGTGCAGAAGAAAGGAGAGCGACTAAAGGTGCTCCGCCCTCCTTTGGCCTTGGACAGAACCCACTGTATTCCATTGAAGGATAACT GTTCCTTTCTTCTGGTGGAAGTGGGAGAGCTTCGGTGTCCCGTCAATGTCGACATGTTTACAGCAAGCACTTGTGAAAGCTGCTCAAATTGGGTATCCACCATTCATCAGGCAAAG GTAACGCTGAGAAACCTGAGGCAGGCGAACCGAAGAAGCGCCAAAGTTGAAGAAATGCACGGCACGGATTCCCACCAAGGAAAACGGGCCGCTTGTGAACTCCTCGTCAGCCACTTGGTAAATGGCGTCAATGCACCAAAAGACAATCACAAAGTAGCAATTCAAAGATTGGCCATCAAAGACAATGGACTCGGGATGGATCCAGAGGGGGAACGGAATCCGGCTTTTGCAAATGCTCAGATCCAGATGGAACAATCTGTCGCTTCTGTGAAGATAGACCAAGATTCCAGAAGCCCGAATAATTTGGTCCCGGGTGGCTATCCCGATGTCGACTACCCAACGGGAGAAGAGAATCCCTTGCGGGTTCCCGGCCAGACACGAGCATCCCAGGCCAAAAACCAGAGTCCTCCGAAGCTAAAGTTCCAACCTGAGACCAACCGCTTTGCAGAAATTCTCAAGGCTCCCATTTTAAAAAGGAACGGCCACCAGACCCTTTGTGTTCCCACGGCTCCCAATTCCAGGGGGTCGCAATCCAACACCTCGTCGTCCAACTCCGACTCCGAGTGCAGCCTCGATACCAAGAACTCTAGCATCGTGCTTAAGCTGAGCGCCCTGAAGCCCACCAAGGGGACCTTTTGGGGCGAGGACCCCGGAGCCTCGTCGGACGCCGGGCTCTTTTCCGAACCGGGACGGACGCGTCTCAAATCTGAGGCAAAAAGGTTTCAAGCGTCCCCCGCCACCATGGAGAATCTTTTGGAGAGATCCAGAGTGCGAGAAGCGAAGAGCCCGCAAGCGGCGCAAATGAAACTTACCGCTTCCCCGCCGACGTCCTCTTCGCCGTCTCCCAGTGAGGACGACAGAGATGAG
- the plekhg6 gene encoding pleckstrin homology domain-containing family G member 5 isoform X1 encodes MDVQSSEGGDMDLTEPESNPESPADLRFHHKLLPDKVKFYTYGHRKRMRQKVVSNYSTVTKGASPSAKPRAALKQVFLNQGPSDKNLTAEEKNQLETLKLELEAFAVPVSLKWRWAEEKGGSSLERHWTDIVNSHSSMSRMQKHQQEAMWEFIATELNYINQLTIIKDLVIAALVNVRFRGFLDEVTPELLFSNLSEILSAHQLFWQEVIFPMLELLRSTGRPFCPLQMEAGFLQFSEHLTPYLHYCAQQENSLEFSRQQMESNPQFATYVQWVETHPQCSRMRIGDMQAKPHQRITKYSLLLKALLKTTQDPRVQLGLRGMLCSMNGFLVSINEYLRLKDQDAALAISAQRLDGYEVEGINEEIDKHVQDICQFDLTSPMRGVGRGVVRKLLLEENLKIRGRKDSKLEVVALLFSDVFLVTKVQKKGERLKVLRPPLALDRTHCIPLKDNCSFLLVEVGELRCPVNVDMFTASTCESCSNWVSTIHQAKVTLRNLRQANRRSAKVEEMHGTDSHQGKRAACELLVSHLVNGVNAPKDNHKVAIQRLAIKDNGLGMDPEGERNPAFANAQIQMEQSVASVKIDQDSRSPNNLVPGGYPDVDYPTGEENPLRVPGQTRASQAKNQSPPKLKFQPETNRFAEILKAPILKRNGHQTLCVPTAPNSRGSQSNTSSSNSDSECSLDTKNSSIVLKLSALKPTKGTFWGEDPGASSDAGLFSEPGRTRLKSEAKRFQASPATMENLLERSRVREAKSPQAAQMKLTASPPTSSSPSPSEDDRDELWSSIEAPSVSHGWREQLVDSDSEEPDSLPFTNGINVDLARWCVQDEEVMEYDNPETRSLLEHINHALTLWNQSEQEDFYYNEV; translated from the exons ATGGATGTGCAGTCGAGTGAGGGAGGAGATATGGATCTCACGGAGCCTGAAAGCAACCCTGAAAGTCCAGCAGACCTCCGTTTTCACCACAAGTTGTTACCAGACAAAGTCAAGTTCTACACTTATGGCCATCGG AAGCGTATGAGACAGAAAGTTGTGAGCAACTATTCAACCGTGACTAAAGGAGCGTCCCCATCAGCCAAACCCAGAGCTGCACTTAAACAAGTTTTTCTCAATCAGGGACCGTCTGACAAAAACCTGACCGCAGAG GAGAAGAATCAGCTGGAAACGTTGAAGCTGGAGCTGGAGGCCTTCGCCGTGCCAGTTAGCCTGAAATGGAGATGGGCAGAGGAGAAAGGTGGAAGCTCTTTAGAGAGGCACTGGACCGACATTGTCAACTCTCACTCT AGCATGTCTCGCATGCAAAAGCACCAACAGGAAGCCATGTGGGAATTTATAGCCACCGAACTTAACTACATCAACCAGCTGACCATTATTAAAGAT TTGGTTATCGCAGCTCTGGTCAACGTGCGCTTTCGTGGCTTCCTCGACGAG GTGACCCCGGAGCTCCTTTTCTCCAACCTTTCTGAAATACTCAGCGCACACCAGCTCTTCTGGCAGGAAGTGATTTTTCCCATGTTAGAACTATTGCGCTCGACAGGCAGGCCTTTTTGCCCACTACAAATGGAGGCAGGCTTCCTCCAG TTTAGTGAGCATTTGACTCCGTATCTCCATTACTGCGCTCAACAAGAAAATAGTTTGGAGTTTTCCCGGCAACAAATGGAGAGCAACCCGCAGTTCGCCACGTATGTGCAG TGGGTGGAGACCCACCCGCAGTGCTCGCGGATGCGCATCGGCGACATGCAAGCCAAGCCCCATCAAAGAATCACCAAGTACTCCCTTCTTCTCAAGGCCTTGCTCAAGACCACCCAGGACCCCCGGGTGCAGCTCGGCCTCCGAGGCATG CTATGCAGCATGAACGGTTTTCTGGTGAGCATCAACGAGTACCTGAGGCTGAAGGACCAGGACGCGGCGCTCGCCATCTCCGCTCAGAGGCTGGACGGATACGAGGTAGAGGGAATAAACGAGGAAATTGACAAG CACGTTCAAGATATCTGCCAGTTCGACCTGACCAGTCCTATGAGAGGAGTCGGCCGTGGCGTCGTACGCAAGCTACTCCTGGAGGAAAACTTGAAGATCCGTGGTAGAAAAGATAGCAAG CTGGAGGTGGTGGCTCTCCTGTTCTCCGATGTGTTCCTGGTGACCAAAGTGCAGAAGAAAGGAGAGCGACTAAAGGTGCTCCGCCCTCCTTTGGCCTTGGACAGAACCCACTGTATTCCATTGAAGGATAACT GTTCCTTTCTTCTGGTGGAAGTGGGAGAGCTTCGGTGTCCCGTCAATGTCGACATGTTTACAGCAAGCACTTGTGAAAGCTGCTCAAATTGGGTATCCACCATTCATCAGGCAAAG GTAACGCTGAGAAACCTGAGGCAGGCGAACCGAAGAAGCGCCAAAGTTGAAGAAATGCACGGCACGGATTCCCACCAAGGAAAACGGGCCGCTTGTGAACTCCTCGTCAGCCACTTGGTAAATGGCGTCAATGCACCAAAAGACAATCACAAAGTAGCAATTCAAAGATTGGCCATCAAAGACAATGGACTCGGGATGGATCCAGAGGGGGAACGGAATCCGGCTTTTGCAAATGCTCAGATCCAGATGGAACAATCTGTCGCTTCTGTGAAGATAGACCAAGATTCCAGAAGCCCGAATAATTTGGTCCCGGGTGGCTATCCCGATGTCGACTACCCAACGGGAGAAGAGAATCCCTTGCGGGTTCCCGGCCAGACACGAGCATCCCAGGCCAAAAACCAGAGTCCTCCGAAGCTAAAGTTCCAACCTGAGACCAACCGCTTTGCAGAAATTCTCAAGGCTCCCATTTTAAAAAGGAACGGCCACCAGACCCTTTGTGTTCCCACGGCTCCCAATTCCAGGGGGTCGCAATCCAACACCTCGTCGTCCAACTCCGACTCCGAGTGCAGCCTCGATACCAAGAACTCTAGCATCGTGCTTAAGCTGAGCGCCCTGAAGCCCACCAAGGGGACCTTTTGGGGCGAGGACCCCGGAGCCTCGTCGGACGCCGGGCTCTTTTCCGAACCGGGACGGACGCGTCTCAAATCTGAGGCAAAAAGGTTTCAAGCGTCCCCCGCCACCATGGAGAATCTTTTGGAGAGATCCAGAGTGCGAGAAGCGAAGAGCCCGCAAGCGGCGCAAATGAAACTTACCGCTTCCCCGCCGACGTCCTCTTCGCCGTCTCCCAGTGAGGACGACAGAGATGAG